From Primulina huaijiensis isolate GDHJ02 chromosome 15, ASM1229523v2, whole genome shotgun sequence, one genomic window encodes:
- the LOC140959789 gene encoding uncharacterized protein At2g34160-like, which yields MEGITEGVNQIKIAEFQKKNRIQVSNTKKPLFFYVNLTKRYLQQHDEVELSALGMAISTVVSIAEILKNNGFVIEKKIMTSTVEIKDDGSRGRPIQKAKIEIVLGKTANFDELMAAAAAQDGRENGNGKD from the exons ATGGAGGGAATAACAGAGGGAGTGAACCAGATCAAAATAGCTGAATTCCAGAAGAAGAACCGGATTCAAGTCTCCAACACTAAGAAACCTCTTTTCTTTTACGTTAATCTCACCAAG AGATACTTGCAACAGCACGATGAAGTGGAACTTTCGGCACTTGGCATGG CAATTTCAACAGTTGTCTCCATAGCTGAAATTCTGAAGAATAATGGATTTGTCATTGAGAAGA AAATCATGACCTCCACTGTGGAGATAAAGGATGATGGTTCAAGGGGGCGGCCCATTCAAAAAGCCAAG ATTGAAATAGTGCTTGGTAAAACTGCAAATTTCGACGAATTGatggctgctgctgctgcacaAGATGGAAGAGAGAACGGAAATGGCAAAGATTAG